The sequence GATAGGTTCACCATGTTACAAGAATTTAACCAAAACCATAAAGATAAAGTTTTAGAACTTTCTTCAGTAGAAGCAAGTTCAGAGCTTAATTGGTGGCGCACTTGGACAAGTTCTTGGTGGGCTAACGTGTACTTCTAATTAAACAGTTTGTTTATAAAAAAGTTATCACTAAGCCCGCTTTAATAGCGGGCTTTTTAATTTGTCGAACATCTCACATTCAACTGACTAACAAATCATCGAATTGACCATATTCTAGATTGGGTGAAAGGTATCTTTATGCGACTATGTACGGCAGGAAATTTAAAGAATCATAAAGGAGGTCTTGTGAACAAGGCCATTGAAATCAAAAAGCTGGGAACCATTGAGGTCATCAATTCTTCAGTTCCTTACTCGCAAGATCCAACCAGTGTTTTTCATACCTTGTGTGAAAACAAAACAGACAGTTTGTTGTTGGAATCTGCTGAGATTGAATCTAAACAGAACCTGACAAGCCTACTCCTTATCGACTCTGCTGTTCGTATCGTATGTCGCGGACATGAAGTAACCTTTCAAGCGTTGACTCAAAACGGTCAAGCGCTTATCGAACATCTGACTCAAAACGTTAAATCTGAAATTAAATCTGATTTGACGGATAACTTGCTGACGCTGACTTTTGTTGAGCCGAGCAACGAACTAGACGAAGACTCACGCTTAAGAGAAGCTTCTTCTTTCGACGCACTGCGTTTGGTTCAGCACAGCTTCGAGCAAGACGCTGATAATAAGCACGCATTGTTCATGGCTGGCCTATTCGCTTACGACATCGTGGCGAACTTCGAACCACTAGGCGATGCTGAAGCAACCAACAATTGTCCTGACTTTGTTTTCTACGTGGCTGAAACCCTGCTTCGTTTCGATCACCAAGAAAACGAAGGTCTGCTACACGCAAGCTTGTTCGCTCAAGACGAAAACATCAAAGCACAGCTAACTGAGCGCTTAGCCGACATTCAAACACAGTGTCAGTCACTGAAAGCCATCACAGAAGTTACGCCACTAGACAACGTTGACGCTGTACCAAGCGTTTCAGATGAAGACTTCTGCCAAACGGTTCGCGACCTAAAAGAGTACGTAGTAAAAGGCGATGTATTCCAAGTAGTGCCTTCACGCCGCTTCACGCTTCCTTGCCCTGCTCCACTAGCAGCTTACAAAGAGCTTAAGCAAAGCAACCCAAGCCCTTACATGTTCTACATGCAAGATGAACTGTTTACTCTTTTCGGTGCTTCTCCAGAAAGCGCGCTGAAATACGAAACCGAAACCAACCAAATCGAGATTTACCCAATTGCGGGGACTCGTCGTCGCGGTAAGCGTCCTGACGGTCAAATCGATTTCGACCTAGATAGCCGTATCGAGCTTGAACTGCGCACCGACAAGAAAGAGAACGCAGAACACATGATGCTTGTCGACCTAGCACGTAACGATGTGGCACGTATCGCTGAAGCAGGCACTCGCCACGTAGCAGACCTGCTAAAAGTTGACCGCTACAGCCATGTGATGCACTTGGTTTCTCGTGTTGTTGGTCAACTGCGTGAAGACTTAGATGCCCTGCATGCTTACCAAGCTTGTATGAACATGGGGACGCTAACAGGCGCTCCTAAAATCCGTGCAATGCAGCTTATCCGTGATGTAGAAAAAACGCGTCGTGGTAGCTATGGCGGTGCGGTAGGTTACCTAACAGGTGAAGGCACGTTAGATACTTGTATCGTAATTCGCTCTGCTTACGTTGAAGATGGTGTTGCACAAGTACAAGCTGGCGCTGGTGTGGTATTCGATTCAGACCCACAAGCAGAAGCTGATGAAACTCGCGGCAAAGCGCAAGCGGTCATCTCAGCGATTCAAGCTGCACATACTAAAACCATTTCTAACAAGAAGGAGTCGTAATCATGGCTGATATTGTATTCATCGATAACTTCGACTCGTTCACTTACAACCTTGTAGACCAGTTTCGTTCATTGGGTCACAACGTAAAAATTTACCGCAACAACATCTCGGCAAAGGTCGTTGAAGCGGCGATCAACGAACTAGACAACCCTGTAGCCCTACTTTCACCAGGCCCAGGCGCTCCGGCAGACGCGGGCTGTATGCCTGAGCTGATTCAGCTGCTAAAAGGCAAAGTGCCAATGATTGGGATTTGTTTAGGCCACCAAGCGATCGTTGAAGCTTATGGCGGTACCGTTGCAGGCGCAGGCGAAATCATTCATGGTAAGGTGTCGATGATGGAACACCAAAACCATGCGACTTACCAAGGCTTACCTTCGCCACTGGCTATTGCTCGCTACCACTCTTTAGTAGCAACGCATGTATCAGATAGCCTAACCGTGACAGCTGAAGTCGATGATTTGGTGATGTCTGTGGTTCAAGAACAAGACAAGGTGTGTGGATTCCAATTCCACCCTGAATCAATTATGACGACCTACGGTGCAACGCTTCTAGCGAACGCGATCGAATGGGCTCTTGAGAAACCTCTCTGCCTTGAGAAGAAAGCCACTCTTGATAAAAAGACTAACTAGGACGAAATCATGGAACAGATTAATAAACTTTACGAACAGCAGTCTCTTACTCAAGAAGAAAGCCAACAATTATTTGATGTCATCATCAAGGGCGATCTAGACCCAATCCTAATGGCTTCTGCACTGACTGCACTTAAGATCAAAGGCGAGACGCCAGACGAAATCGCTGGCGCGGCGAAAGCACTGCTTGCCAATGCAAATCCGTTCCCACGCCCTGATTACGATTTTGCAGACATCGTGGGTACAGGCGGCGACGGTCACAACACCATTAATATCTCAACGACATCTGCATTCGTTGCCGCAGCATGTGGTTTAAAAGTCGCTAAACACGGTAACCGCAGTGTATCGAGCAAATCAGGCTCTTCTGACCTACTGGATTCGTTTGGCATCAACCTAGCAATGACCGCGAAAGATACACGTACGGCTGTCGATGAACTTGGCGTAGCATTCCTATTTGCTCCGCAATACCACGGTGGCGTGCGTCACGCGATGCCTGTTCGTCAAACTATGAAAACACGTACTATCTTCAACATCCTTGGCCCACTGATTAACCCTGCTCGCCCTAACATCGAGCTAATGGGAGTTTACAGCAAAGAGCTTGTACGCCCTATCGCAGAAACCATGCTGCAAATGGGTATGAAGCGCGCGGCGGTTGTTCACGGTAGCGGCCTTGATGAAGTAGCGATTCACGGCGAAACCATGGTTGCTGAAATCAAAGATGGCGCAATTCACGAATACACAGTGACACCGGCAGACTTTGGTTTAAACACTCACCCTCTTGAAGCTATCAAGGGCGGCGAGCCAGAAGAAAACAAAGCTATCACAACCGATATCCTTACGGGTAAAGGCACTGAAGCCCAAGTTGGCGCAGTAGCCGTGAACGTTGCTCTATTGATGCGTCTATTTGGTCACGAAGACCTAAAAGCCAATGCGCAACAAGCCATTGAAGCGATGAACTCTGGCAAAGCATACGAGCTTGTACAAAAGCTTGCTGCGCACGCCTAACGAACGATGAATTGAGACAAAGAACATGACACAGACTACCGATAAATTGTCGACCCACGTTTCAGTCAAAGAAGCTGAAATGGCGGAAGTACTAGCAAAAATCGTTCGTGATAAATACCAATGGGTTGAAGCGCGTAAGCAAACTCAACCGTTGGATGAGTTTAAAGCAGCGTTAACCGCAACAGACCGCAGCTTTTATGATGCACTGAGCGGCGAACAGACGGTTTTCATTACTGAATGTAAGAAAGCATCTCCGTCAAAAGGTTTGATCCGTGACGAGTTTGACCTGGACTACATTGCATCGGTTTACAACAACCACGCTAACGCGATTTCAGTTCTAACCGACGAGAAATACTTCCAAGGTGACTTTGAGTTTTTACCTAAGGTTCGCAGCATTGCTAAGCAGCCAATCCTGTGTAAAGACTTCATGGTGGATACCTACCAAGTTTACCTAGCTCGTCACTATTCAGCTGATGCTATATTGTTGATGCTATCGGTATTGGATGATGAAGAGTACAAAGCGCTTGCTGAGGTTGCTCACTCACTTAACATGGGCGTGCTTACGGAAGTCAGTAACGAAGAGGAACTTCACCGTGCTGTGGCTCTAAACGCGAAGGTTATCGGTATTAATAACCGTAACCTACGTGACCTTTCGACTGATTTGAATCGTACCAAACAGCTGGCTCCACTGATTCGCGAACTGGCTCCAAACGCCATCGTAATTTCAGAGTCTGGTATCTACACCCACCAACAAGTGCGTGACCTTTCGACATTTGCAGATGGCTTCCTAATCGGCAGCTCTCTTATGGCTGAAAAGAACCTTGAACTGGCCGTTCGTAAAGTAACACTGGGCGAAAACAAGGTGTGTGGTTTAACTCACTCTGACGATGCTGCGAAAGCGTATCAAGCAGGCGCGGTATTCGGTGGTCTGATTTTCGTTGAAGCGTCTAAGCGTCATGTGGATATCGAAGCGGCTCGTTTAACGATGAGCGGCGCGCCATTGAACTACGTGGGTGTGTTCCAAAACCACAGCGTGGCAGATGTGGCTAACACGGTTTCTGAGCTTGGTTTGTTTGCAGTACAACTGCACGGTGATGAGTCTCAAGCGTATGTTAATGAGCTAAAACAATCACTGCCTGAAAACGTTGAGATTTGGAAAGCTTATGGTGTGGCTTGCGGCGCTGAGAGCGCGTTACCAGAATTACTGGAAAGCAACGTGACTCGTCACCTGCTAGATACTAAAGTGGGTTCTCAAACAGGTGGTACAGGTCAAGCGTTCGATTGGAGCCTAATCAACAACCAAAGCGCAATCATGTTGGCGGGTGGTCTAAACCCAGAAAATGCTAATCAAGCCGCTAAGTTGGGCTGCTTAGGATTAGACCTAAACTCTGGTGTTGAATCTGCTCCGGGCAAAAAAGACGCAGACAAATTGCAACGCGCTTTTGCAGCGATTCGTAATTACTAATCTGGCTTTTAAAAGCAAGAACCAAAACTAGAAAACGAAAACTAAAAACATATTTGTGAGCTTTGCCTTAGCGAGGCTCAAACAAGACTAAACGACTTGGTGTGAAGACACGCCAATAGAATTGAAGGAATAAGATAATGGCTAAACTCGATGCCTACTTCGGTGAATACGGTGGTCAATACGTACCGCAGATCCTAGTGCCAGCACTAGACCAACTTGAACAAGCATTTATCGATGCACAAGCCGATCCTGAGTTCCGCAGTGAATTCATGACGCTTCTTCAAGAGTACGCGGGTCGTCCAACGGCACTAACGCTGACTCGCAACCTAACTAAAGGTACAAAAACCAAACTGTACCTTAAACGTGAAGACCTACTTCACGGTGGCGCACACAAAACCAACCAAGTACTGGGTCAAGCGCTACTTGCTAAACGTATGGGTAAGCAAGAAATCATCGCTGAAACAGGCGCTGGTCAACACGGTGTTGCGACTGCGTTAGCATGTGCTCTATTGGGTCTTAAGTGTCGCGTTTACATGGGTGCTAAAGACGTTGAACGTCAAAGCCCGAATGTGTTCCGTATGAAGCTAATGGGCGCAGAGGTTATCCCTGTTCATTCTGGTTCTTCTACGCTAAAAGATGCGTGTAACGAAGCTCTACGTGACTGGTCTGCAACTTATGAAGATGCGCACTACCTACTAGGTACGGCTGCGGGCCCTCACCCATTCCCAACTATCGTTCGTGACTTCCAACGCATGATTGGTGAAGAAACCAAGAACCAAATCCTAGCTCGTGAAGGTCGCCTTCCTGATGCCGTTATCGCTTGTGTTGGCGGCGGTTCAAACGCTATCGGCATGTTTGCTGATTTCATTGAAGAAGAAACGGTTCGCCTAATCGGTGTTGAGCCTGCAGGTAAAGGTATTGATACCGACCAACACGGTGCGCCGCTTAAACACGGTAAAACGGGTATCTTCTTTGGTATGAAAGCACCATTGATGCAAGATGAGAACGGCCAAGTAGAAGAGTCTTACTCTGTATCTGCGGGTCTAGACTTCCCATCAGTTGGTCCTCAACACGCTCACCTGAACGCAATTGGCCGTGCTGAATACGAAAACGTAACCGATGACGAAGCACTAGAAGCGTTCCAATCTATCGCACGTAACGAAGGTATCCTCGCAGCGCTAGAGTCATCTCATGCTTTAGCTCATGCAATCAAAATGGCTCACGACGAACCAGAAAAAGAACAGCTATTAGTTGTTAACTTGTCTGGCCGTGGTGACAAAGACATTTTCTCTGTACACGACATCCTTAAAGAGAAAGGAGCATTATAATGGATCGCTATCAATCACTATTCAATCGCTTAGCTGAAAAGAATCAAGGTGCATTTGTACCATTCGTAACGGTTGGCGATCCTAACCCTGAACAGTCTCTTAAGATCATGGAAACTTTGGTTGAAGCAGGTGCTGATGCGCTCGAACTTGGTATCCCATTCTCTGATCCACTGGCTGATGGCCCAACAATCCAAGGTGCGAACATTCGTGCGTTAGATTCTAAAGTAACGCCTGATGTGTGTTTTGATCTTATTGGTCAAATCCGCGCGAAATACCCAGAGCTACCAATCGGCCTACTGATGTACGCGAACTTGGTTTACGCACGTGGTATTGAGAACTTCTACGAGCGTTGTGCGAATGCGGGTATCGACTCGGTACTGATTGCAGACGTACCAACCAATGAAAGTGGTGAGTTTGTTGCGGCAGCGAAGATGTTTGGCGTTCATCCAATCTTTATTGCTCCACCAACAGCGAGCGATGAAACACTTCAGTCAGTATCTGAACTTGGTGGTGGCTACACTTACCTACTTTCTCGTGCTGGCGTAACGGGTGCAGAAACAAAAGCAAACATGCCAGTAACCGCACTGCTTGATCGTTTGAACAAGTTTGATGCGCCACCAGCACTGCTTGGTTTCGGCATCTCGGCTCCAGAGCAAGTAAAAGAAGCGATTCAAGCTGGCGCTGCCGGTGCTATTTCTGGCTCAGCGGTTGTAAAAATCATTGAGAACAACGTTGAACAGCCAGAAGCAATGCTTAAAGCACTAGCTGAGTTTTTAACGCCAATGAAAGCCGCAACACAGAAGTAATCTTTAGCATTCGCTAGACGCGACTTTAGATTCTAAAAGGCACCACAGATGTGGTGCCTTTTTTATTGCTGCTAGAAAACTTGCTAATCTTCGGATTTCATCGCTTTCTTAATCGCGGCCTCATTGAGTGTCGCTTTGATTGGGTCAGTGATTTTATCCACCAAGTCGACCGGCATTGGGAATACGATGGTCGTGGTGCGTTCATTCGCGACCTCAGTTAATGTTTGCATATAACGTAACTGAATGGCGTTAGGCGCTTTGTTCAGCACTTCCGCGGCTTCTCTTAGCTTAGTGGATGCCTCTAACTCACCCGTCGCATGTATCACTTTAGCTCGACGAGAACGTTCTGCCTCTGCTTGTTTCGCAAGTGCTCGCACCATACTGTCATCAAGATCCACATGCTTGATCTCAACATTGGCAATCTTAATTCCCCAGTTATCGGTGTGTTGATCAAGAATTGATTGTAGATCTCTGTTGAGCTCTTCTCGCTCAGACAACAGCTCATCCAACTCATGCTGACCTAGAACAGACCGCAACGTGGTTTGTGATAGCTGGCTGGTGGCTTCGAGATAGTTCTCCACGTTGTTGATTGCCATCTTAGGATCAAGCACTCGGAAATAAACCACAGCGTTGACCTTAACCGACACATTATCTCTGGTGATCAAATCTTGTGTCGGCACATCTAAAACTATGGTTCGCAAGTCGACTCGCACGATTTGTTGAATGAAAGGAATGATGATGATTAACCCCGGTCCTTTCACACCGTAAAAGCGCCCAAGGAAAAACACCACTGCACGCTCGTACTCGCGCAGAACTCTGAACATGCTGGCTATCAACAAGACAACGAGCACGATGACAATACCTATAGTATGTATAAACATAACCGCCCCCTAATGGTAACGATGGTTAAGCAATTAATAATTCAATCAAGTCTGTCCTACTATTCCACGCTAACAGTCCGTGCTAACAGTGCGTGCTAACCAGATTTCGATGATGTCTCATCGGGCAGCGCTTCAACATCCAAAGAAAGCCCGGTGAGCTTGGTAACTCTGATACTCTGCCCCGCTTTAAGTTCGTTGGCACATTTAGCTTGCCAGATCTCACCTTCAACCAGCACGTGACCCGCACCAGGGAAACCGCTGACGACCTTACCAATCTCACCGACAACCGCTTCCATCCCCGTGGTTACTGGCTTATTTCTCACTCGGACTAGCATTGATATTGTTACGACGATAAACGCTACAGAGAACAAACTGATTCCGATAATTAACGGCAATGCGATTTGGTAACCCGGCACCTCAGTGTCCATCAGCATGATTGAGCCCAATGTAAATGCAGCAACGCCGCCCAAACCGAAAATACCGAAGCTCGGGCTAAACGCCTCTGCAACCATTAAGGCAATTCCCAATAGGATTAAGGCAAGGCCCGCGTAACTCACAGGCAGCATTTGTAAGGAGTACATCGCTAATAACAGACAGATGCCGCCCAATACGCCCGGTAAGCCAACACCAGGGTTATAGAACTCAAGTAGTAAGCCGTAGATACCAATGAGCATGAGAATGTAAGCGACATTTGGATTGGTGATCACCGAAAGCAAACTGAAACGCCAATCTTGTTCTCGTTCGACAAACGCCACATCACTAAGTTGAACTTGCTGACTAACGCCATTAATAGTGATGGTGCGTCCGTTGCTCATTTCCACTAGCTGCTGTAAATCACTCGCGATGAAATCAATGACGTTAAGTTCGAGGGCATTCTCTGAATCTAAACTCGCCGCCTCTCTTACCGCCTTTTCTGCCCACTCTTCATTACGGTTGTGTAATTTAGCCAAGCTAACAATGTAAGCGGACGCATCGTTGATCACCTTCTTCTCCATCGCAGTGGTGGCTTTTACTTTCTCGGAGTTCTCTTCTTTAGGTGAACTTTGCTCATTGGCTGTGGCGTTGTCATCTTTATTTGGCTCTTCTTGTGGGGATAACGGATTAGTAGGGCCTTTACCTCCGCCAAGAGACACTGGAGTGGCTGCACCCAAGTTAGTTCCGGGTGCCATAGAAGCGATATGACTAGCGAGTAAAATATACGTCCCTGCACTTGCTGCGCGTGAACCAGCAGGTCCAACCCAAGTTGCTATCGGAATTGGTGACGTGGTGATGGATCGAATAATGTCGCGCATCGACGTATCTAACCCGCCGGGCGTGTTCATTTTCAATATGATGAGCTTAGCTTGCTCGTCGTGAGCTTGTTCTATTTCTCTCGTGAGGTAATCACTGGTCGCCGGGCCTATACCTCCATTCACCTCTATCACCCAGACATCATCGGCCTGAACATTCGCAGAGGCGAACAACAGAAGAAACGCGAAACAGCACTTTAATATAAAAGTCATAGCCCCTCTCCTTACAACTGAGATGCTAGATAGACGTTTTATTTAAAGCGTAGAGGTAACATCTTGGTAATAAATAGATACCTTAAGCATAGTTCAGGCTGAATTTCCCACAACACACTGCTCAAAATATCACCTCGATCGTAACGAGCAAAAAAAGCGCAAAAATGAAACACAAATGTTAACAAAACCCACTAAATACCGAAGCATAGAAATCATTCACAAAACACCAGATAGATTTACATTTATAAACTCAACAAATAACCGACTAAGAAAAAACAAAAGCAAACGTTTGCATCGGTACAAAAAAACGACAAATAACATTAGACCTTCAATTTTTAGACGTCTTTCACCTCTGCTCATATTGATAAATGTAAAGGATACGTGTAAAACTCTTCGCGAAATATTTACCCAATGGTACATCGTACATTGGTAGGTAGTTCTGGGATTTTTATATTTAGTAGCACAGAGGTTATGGAAGTGTTAAAAGAAAAGAGTTTACTAAGCAACATCGGCGTTCAAGTCGTTATTGCAATGATCATCGGTACCGTAGTCGGCGCGATGATGGGTGACAGCGCAACTATGTTCGCTCCACTGGGTGCTATCTTCATCAACTTGATCAAGATGCTGGTTATCCCTCTAGTCGCGGTTGCCCTTATTTCAGGTGCTGCTGGTCTAGGTAATAGCTCATCGGCTGGTAAAGTCGGCGTAACAACATTGGGTTACTTCGCACTAACGTCTGCACTTGCTGTAGCACTAGCGCTTGTAATGGGTGAAGTATTCGAACCGGGTCGTGGTATCGATGTTTCTGGCGTAGAAGGCATGTTCTCTTCTGAATACGCTGCGAAAGGCGAACTTCCAACGTTCTGGGCAACCATTACTGGTATGATCCCTACCAACGTTTTCCAATCATTGAATGAAGCAAACATTCTGCAAATCCTAGTTTTCTGCTTATTCTTTGGTATCGCGCTTTCTAAGCAAGCAAAAGAAAAACGTGACCCTATCATCAATGGCGTAAACGCGATTGTTGACGCTATGGTTTGGATGATCAACAAGGTTATGATCATCGCACCACTTGGTGTATTCGGCCTAATGGCAGAAGCAGTAGGTACGTTCGGTTTCGGCGCACTAATGGTTGTATTCAAACTGTTCATTGTTTACATCGCTGCGATCCTGATCTTCGGCTTTGTTGCTTACCCGCTGATGATTCAAATCTTCACTAAGACTTCTGCTAAGAAGTTCCTAGTAGCAATGAAGAAGCCTCAAGCGGTTGCACTATCAACTGCTTCATCAATGGCAACACTACCAGTAACAATGGAAACTGTTGAGAAAGAGCTTGGCGTTCGTAACTCTACGGCTTCATTCGTTCTGCCTCTTGGCGCGACGATCAACATGTCTGGTAACGCGATCTACTACGGCCTAGTGGCTATCTTCTTCGCGCAGCTGTTCAACATCGACCTATCTATGGGCGCTTACGTTGCTATCATCGTAACGTCTACGCTAGGTGCAGTTGGTCAAGCTGGTGTTCCAGGTCCTTCTTTCCTAGTAGTTGCAGTTCTTCTAGCAGCTGGCATCCCTATCGAAGGTCTACCTCTGTTGTTCGCTCTAGACCGTATCTTCGACATGATCCGTACTGCTCTGAACATCACTGGTGATGCAGCATGTGCAGTTATCGTTGACTCTCTAATCGACGACGAAGCAAAAGAAGCTGAGCTACAAAAACAGCAAGCTTAATCTTGTCGTTCACTTTGAATGAATAAATAAAAACCGCCTTATTTTAAGGCGGTTTTTTATTAGATACTTATTCTGGTTGAGTCGATTAATCTCGTACTTGAAAGGTTAATTGATTAACCCAAATGCACGAGGAAGAGCCAGGCTGATTTCTGGAATAAAAGTAATGGCCAACAATGTGACGATCAATACGGCGCAAAACGGCATGATACTTCTTATAACATTCTCAATTTTAGAGCCACTGACACTACAACCTACAAATAGCGCAGTACCGACGGGTGGCGTTGCAATGCCAATACATAAGTTGAAGATAATCATCATCGCAAAGTGAATGGGATGCATGCCTAAATGCTCGGCTATCGGCATAAAGATAGGGGTAAAGATCAATACGGCTGGCGTTAGATCCATAAACATACCCACAATCAGTAGAATCAAATTCATCAGAATAAAGATGATAATCGGATTGTCAGAAATAGAGAGCATCCAATCACTGATCATTGTTGGTAGACCTGTAAACGCCATTGCCCATGACATAATCGTAGAAGCACCAATCAAGAACAACATAATGCCAGTCACCTGAACGGTTTCTCTACAAATTACCGGGAAGTGCTCCCACTTGAGGGTTCGGTAACAGAGTGACAGTATAAAAGAGTAAAGAACCGCTATACACGCCCCTTCTGTTGCAGTGAACACACCACCAATAATACCGCCAATAACAACAACAATAAGCCCTAAGCTTGGTGTTGCTTGCCAAACAATATTGAGCACATCTTTCGTTGTAAATCCGTCATTGGCACTTGTTTTATAGCCTTTCTTTTTAGCGATAAAATAGGCTACGACCATACAACTTAGACCCATTAAAATACCTGGGACATAACCTGCGATAAACAGTGCCGCAACGGATGTTCCACCCGATACCACTGAAAATACGATCAGCGAATTACTCGGCGGTATTAATAAACCCGCTGGGCAAGATGCAACGTTTACTGCTGTTGCTAAGTTTTTATCATAACCATCTTTTTCTAATTCAGGGCCTAAGGTTTTGCCAACCGCAGCTGCAGCTGCAACGGCTGATCCTGAAACGGCGCCAAACATCATATTTGCAAAGATATTAACGTGAAAAAGTGAACCAGGAATCCAACCCACCAAGAGCTTTGCAAGGTTGATCAGTCGATTCGCTATACCACCCACATTCATTATATTCCCAGCGAGGATAAAGAAAGGGATTGCTAATAAACTGAAACTATCGATACCGGTAATAATTTTTTGACCCGCAGTAATACTTGCGACTTCAAAAGGTAAGATGAAATACATGATCGTTAAAGATGACATAGCAATTGCAATCGCAATGGGCATGCTTATCGCGATCATGAATAAGAAGAGGCCTAGCAGCCAAACACCAATGGACAAATCCATAATATAGAGTCCTTTTATAACTTACTTTTTGTTGGGTTCACAAAAAAGATCAAACGTATTCATGACCAGATAAATGAGGATAATAACGGCTGAAATTGGCAATATTGAATAGACCGTCGACATCGGTAATTGCAGTGCCGGAGATAGTTGTTGTGTGGTTCTTCCCATTAAGGCAATACCACCTTGAAGCATTGCCAAAGAGACAAATGCGCCAGAAATTACATTGATGAGTAAATGTAGTGCTATGTGTGCTTTGCCCTTAAGATAAC is a genomic window of Vibrio sp. ED004 containing:
- the trpD gene encoding anthranilate phosphoribosyltransferase, whose amino-acid sequence is MEQINKLYEQQSLTQEESQQLFDVIIKGDLDPILMASALTALKIKGETPDEIAGAAKALLANANPFPRPDYDFADIVGTGGDGHNTINISTTSAFVAAACGLKVAKHGNRSVSSKSGSSDLLDSFGINLAMTAKDTRTAVDELGVAFLFAPQYHGGVRHAMPVRQTMKTRTIFNILGPLINPARPNIELMGVYSKELVRPIAETMLQMGMKRAAVVHGSGLDEVAIHGETMVAEIKDGAIHEYTVTPADFGLNTHPLEAIKGGEPEENKAITTDILTGKGTEAQVGAVAVNVALLMRLFGHEDLKANAQQAIEAMNSGKAYELVQKLAAHA
- a CDS encoding slipin family protein, whose amino-acid sequence is MFIHTIGIVIVLVVLLIASMFRVLREYERAVVFFLGRFYGVKGPGLIIIIPFIQQIVRVDLRTIVLDVPTQDLITRDNVSVKVNAVVYFRVLDPKMAINNVENYLEATSQLSQTTLRSVLGQHELDELLSEREELNRDLQSILDQHTDNWGIKIANVEIKHVDLDDSMVRALAKQAEAERSRRAKVIHATGELEASTKLREAAEVLNKAPNAIQLRYMQTLTEVANERTTTIVFPMPVDLVDKITDPIKATLNEAAIKKAMKSED
- a CDS encoding anthranilate synthase component 1; its protein translation is MNKAIEIKKLGTIEVINSSVPYSQDPTSVFHTLCENKTDSLLLESAEIESKQNLTSLLLIDSAVRIVCRGHEVTFQALTQNGQALIEHLTQNVKSEIKSDLTDNLLTLTFVEPSNELDEDSRLREASSFDALRLVQHSFEQDADNKHALFMAGLFAYDIVANFEPLGDAEATNNCPDFVFYVAETLLRFDHQENEGLLHASLFAQDENIKAQLTERLADIQTQCQSLKAITEVTPLDNVDAVPSVSDEDFCQTVRDLKEYVVKGDVFQVVPSRRFTLPCPAPLAAYKELKQSNPSPYMFYMQDELFTLFGASPESALKYETETNQIEIYPIAGTRRRGKRPDGQIDFDLDSRIELELRTDKKENAEHMMLVDLARNDVARIAEAGTRHVADLLKVDRYSHVMHLVSRVVGQLREDLDALHAYQACMNMGTLTGAPKIRAMQLIRDVEKTRRGSYGGAVGYLTGEGTLDTCIVIRSAYVEDGVAQVQAGAGVVFDSDPQAEADETRGKAQAVISAIQAAHTKTISNKKES
- the trpA gene encoding tryptophan synthase subunit alpha, producing MDRYQSLFNRLAEKNQGAFVPFVTVGDPNPEQSLKIMETLVEAGADALELGIPFSDPLADGPTIQGANIRALDSKVTPDVCFDLIGQIRAKYPELPIGLLMYANLVYARGIENFYERCANAGIDSVLIADVPTNESGEFVAAAKMFGVHPIFIAPPTASDETLQSVSELGGGYTYLLSRAGVTGAETKANMPVTALLDRLNKFDAPPALLGFGISAPEQVKEAIQAGAAGAISGSAVVKIIENNVEQPEAMLKALAEFLTPMKAATQK
- a CDS encoding trp operon leader peptide → MLQEFNQNHKDKVLELSSVEASSELNWWRTWTSSWWANVYF
- the trpB gene encoding tryptophan synthase subunit beta; translation: MAKLDAYFGEYGGQYVPQILVPALDQLEQAFIDAQADPEFRSEFMTLLQEYAGRPTALTLTRNLTKGTKTKLYLKREDLLHGGAHKTNQVLGQALLAKRMGKQEIIAETGAGQHGVATALACALLGLKCRVYMGAKDVERQSPNVFRMKLMGAEVIPVHSGSSTLKDACNEALRDWSATYEDAHYLLGTAAGPHPFPTIVRDFQRMIGEETKNQILAREGRLPDAVIACVGGGSNAIGMFADFIEEETVRLIGVEPAGKGIDTDQHGAPLKHGKTGIFFGMKAPLMQDENGQVEESYSVSAGLDFPSVGPQHAHLNAIGRAEYENVTDDEALEAFQSIARNEGILAALESSHALAHAIKMAHDEPEKEQLLVVNLSGRGDKDIFSVHDILKEKGAL
- the trpCF gene encoding bifunctional indole-3-glycerol-phosphate synthase TrpC/phosphoribosylanthranilate isomerase TrpF, producing the protein MTQTTDKLSTHVSVKEAEMAEVLAKIVRDKYQWVEARKQTQPLDEFKAALTATDRSFYDALSGEQTVFITECKKASPSKGLIRDEFDLDYIASVYNNHANAISVLTDEKYFQGDFEFLPKVRSIAKQPILCKDFMVDTYQVYLARHYSADAILLMLSVLDDEEYKALAEVAHSLNMGVLTEVSNEEELHRAVALNAKVIGINNRNLRDLSTDLNRTKQLAPLIRELAPNAIVISESGIYTHQQVRDLSTFADGFLIGSSLMAEKNLELAVRKVTLGENKVCGLTHSDDAAKAYQAGAVFGGLIFVEASKRHVDIEAARLTMSGAPLNYVGVFQNHSVADVANTVSELGLFAVQLHGDESQAYVNELKQSLPENVEIWKAYGVACGAESALPELLESNVTRHLLDTKVGSQTGGTGQAFDWSLINNQSAIMLAGGLNPENANQAAKLGCLGLDLNSGVESAPGKKDADKLQRAFAAIRNY
- a CDS encoding aminodeoxychorismate/anthranilate synthase component II, translated to MADIVFIDNFDSFTYNLVDQFRSLGHNVKIYRNNISAKVVEAAINELDNPVALLSPGPGAPADAGCMPELIQLLKGKVPMIGICLGHQAIVEAYGGTVAGAGEIIHGKVSMMEHQNHATYQGLPSPLAIARYHSLVATHVSDSLTVTAEVDDLVMSVVQEQDKVCGFQFHPESIMTTYGATLLANAIEWALEKPLCLEKKATLDKKTN